One genomic window of Maribacter aquivivus includes the following:
- a CDS encoding histidine kinase, with protein sequence MKNYSIYIVLCFLFGWSTLYSQRQNDALKFTLEGRVEVRNTGKPISGVSVSNDMGDFVITNGLGEFEIRTRIGDQLIIEHDDIETLRYDVQKNDDVLILVEDFESSPISSRSKSLPDIAVKHQQLLDSAEEYKVQDIERSIDLVAQSISILGKRGRKKELARSLSKLGEIYQYHKQLDLAIDNYEDALENNKTISTSLLLAKAYNLTNRFDESLALLNPLLEIKSMPPNQSVVLYELLGDAKKGKGRTQEALDLYNRGLLIADKNQITSKMIDLNSKIGDTYSLGNQNMEAEAYYDSSLELATQSAPKRALQEKEKVADFYNTKNRFNEEITMRKSSLQELKKLNSPNAGVKKLELGDTITSQRINYKIANAYISQDKYNEAIPFLEKSIVEADSDDDLVVQKDATRKLSEVYKVKGDFTKALDTYQAYVALVDSLYVRKEQEISRATRFNREIANAENRLTGLEQERELSQSKYDLALTEQELVKESNKRQELVIYSLIFGLLLTLLAAFFFYRSNQQQKLANNLLALKSLRSQMNPHFIFNALNSVNNFISKSDERSANRYLSDFSKLMRSVLENSEEDFIPLEKELQQLELYIKLEHSRFEDKFDYQIAVDENVQVSKFQIPPMLLQPYIENAIWHGLRYREEKGELLVTVKENSADSIIICITDNGIGRKKSAEIKTQNQRKQKSKGMGIIKKRVAILNDMYTDKVDIKISDLQSDGSGTKVLFILKREK encoded by the coding sequence ATGAAAAATTATAGTATCTATATTGTATTATGTTTTCTTTTTGGATGGAGCACGCTTTATTCTCAAAGGCAAAATGATGCCCTAAAGTTTACATTAGAGGGTAGGGTAGAAGTTAGAAATACTGGGAAACCAATATCTGGTGTTTCTGTTTCTAATGACATGGGAGACTTTGTGATTACTAACGGTTTAGGGGAATTTGAAATTAGAACTCGAATTGGTGACCAACTTATAATAGAACATGATGATATTGAAACCCTACGGTATGATGTACAAAAGAATGACGATGTTTTAATCTTAGTTGAAGATTTTGAATCTTCACCAATTAGTAGTCGGTCAAAATCATTACCGGATATAGCTGTCAAACATCAGCAGTTATTAGATTCGGCAGAAGAGTATAAAGTTCAAGATATTGAAAGAAGTATTGATTTGGTAGCACAATCTATTTCAATTTTAGGTAAGCGAGGGCGAAAGAAAGAACTGGCAAGGTCGCTTTCTAAACTCGGTGAAATCTATCAATATCATAAACAATTAGATTTAGCTATTGATAATTATGAAGATGCTTTAGAAAATAATAAGACAATTTCAACTTCTTTGCTATTAGCTAAGGCATATAATTTAACGAACAGATTTGACGAAAGCTTAGCGTTATTAAATCCGTTATTAGAGATTAAGTCTATGCCGCCGAACCAAAGTGTAGTTCTTTATGAATTGTTAGGTGATGCTAAAAAAGGAAAAGGTAGAACACAAGAAGCTTTGGACTTGTATAATAGAGGGTTGTTGATTGCGGACAAGAATCAGATTACATCCAAAATGATCGATTTAAATTCTAAAATAGGCGATACTTATTCTCTAGGAAATCAGAATATGGAGGCTGAGGCTTATTATGATAGTTCGTTAGAACTTGCAACTCAGTCAGCACCCAAAAGAGCATTGCAAGAGAAAGAAAAGGTAGCGGATTTCTACAATACAAAAAATAGGTTCAACGAAGAGATTACTATGCGTAAAAGTAGTCTTCAAGAATTAAAAAAGCTTAATTCGCCCAACGCAGGAGTTAAGAAATTAGAATTAGGTGACACCATTACATCACAGCGTATTAATTATAAAATTGCGAATGCGTATATCTCTCAAGATAAGTACAACGAGGCTATTCCTTTTTTAGAGAAAAGTATTGTTGAAGCAGATTCAGATGATGATTTAGTGGTTCAGAAAGATGCTACTAGAAAATTGTCTGAAGTATACAAAGTAAAGGGAGATTTTACCAAGGCATTAGATACCTACCAAGCATATGTGGCTTTAGTAGATTCGTTATATGTACGTAAAGAACAAGAAATTTCTAGAGCTACTCGTTTTAATCGCGAAATTGCAAATGCAGAAAACCGACTTACAGGTTTAGAGCAAGAAAGAGAATTATCGCAAAGTAAATATGATCTTGCGCTTACAGAGCAGGAGCTGGTGAAAGAGAGTAATAAGCGGCAGGAATTGGTGATTTATTCGCTAATATTCGGACTCTTATTAACCTTACTGGCGGCTTTTTTCTTTTACCGAAGTAATCAACAACAAAAACTTGCAAATAATTTGTTGGCATTGAAATCGTTGAGGTCGCAAATGAATCCGCATTTTATTTTCAATGCACTTAATTCGGTAAATAATTTTATTTCAAAAAGTGATGAACGTAGTGCCAATAGGTATCTAAGTGATTTCTCAAAGTTGATGCGCTCCGTATTAGAAAATTCTGAAGAAGATTTTATTCCATTGGAAAAAGAACTGCAACAGTTAGAACTTTATATAAAACTAGAACACTCTAGATTCGAAGATAAATTTGATTATCAGATAGCTGTTGATGAGAATGTACAGGTTTCTAAATTTCAAATACCGCCAATGTTATTACAACCATATATAGAAAATGCTATTTGGCATGGATTAAGGTATAGAGAAGAAAAGGGTGAATTGTTGGTAACGGTCAAAGAGAATAGTGCTGATTCCATTATAATCTGTATTACTGACAATGGTATCGGAAGAAAGAAATCTGCAGAAATTAAAACTCAAAATCAGCGAAAACAAAAGTCCAAAGGAATGGGCATCATTAAAAAACGTGTGGCTATTTTAAACGATATGTATACAGACAAAGTAGATATTAAAATTTCAGATTTACAGTCAGATGGTTCAGGAACTAAAGTCCTATTCATTTTAAAAAGAGAAAAATGA
- a CDS encoding LytR/AlgR family response regulator transcription factor produces MSLNAILVEDEANSREILRNYIAKYCPSVNLLGEASSIKEALVLINDNDLDLVFLDVEMPFGNAFDLLDQLPDRTFETVFVTAYDHYAKDALNNHAAYYLTKPINIDELVNAVEYVDGVREKEASLEGEVLSTKSNGVEGKLTLPQQDGFQVLNIAEILYCKADDNYTEIYLLNKKILVSKTLKYFEDALTDYPFARVHKSFLVNVNEVVKYRKGKGGSVVMSNGKEVMVSASKKKDFLSYFN; encoded by the coding sequence ATGAGCTTAAACGCAATTTTAGTAGAAGATGAGGCAAATAGTAGAGAGATATTAAGAAATTATATTGCTAAATATTGCCCAAGTGTAAATTTGCTGGGAGAGGCTTCATCAATTAAAGAAGCCTTAGTCTTAATTAATGATAACGACTTAGATTTGGTATTTTTAGATGTAGAGATGCCTTTTGGTAATGCGTTCGATTTATTGGATCAATTACCAGACAGAACTTTTGAAACCGTTTTTGTTACTGCTTATGATCATTATGCAAAAGATGCTTTAAATAACCATGCTGCATATTATTTGACAAAGCCTATCAACATAGATGAGTTGGTAAATGCAGTTGAATATGTAGATGGTGTTAGAGAGAAAGAAGCCAGTTTAGAGGGGGAGGTTTTAAGTACAAAATCTAACGGAGTAGAGGGGAAGTTGACATTGCCGCAGCAAGACGGATTTCAAGTATTGAATATTGCCGAAATATTGTATTGCAAGGCAGATGATAATTATACCGAAATCTACTTGTTGAATAAGAAGATTTTGGTCAGTAAGACATTAAAATATTTTGAAGATGCTTTAACCGACTATCCGTTTGCACGAGTACATAAATCTTTTTTAGTAAATGTAAATGAGGTGGTGAAGTACAGAAAAGGTAAAGGTGGTAGTGTAGTTATGTCTAACGGTAAAGAAGTGATGGTTTCCGCATCAAAAAAGAAAGATTTTCTATCCTATTTTAATTAA
- a CDS encoding gamma carbonic anhydrase family protein yields MIKAVRGKEPVIGEDCFIAENATIVGEVSMGKQCSVWFNAVLRGDVHFIKMGDKVNVQDGAVIHCTYLKSPTTIGNNVSIGHNALVHGCTIHDNVLIGMGSIIMDDCVVESNSIIAAGAVLTKGTHVPSGSIFAGMPAKKIKDISPELSSGEINRIAEAYTMYSGWFKE; encoded by the coding sequence ATGATAAAAGCAGTTAGGGGTAAAGAACCCGTTATAGGTGAAGATTGTTTTATTGCAGAAAATGCAACAATAGTTGGTGAAGTAAGTATGGGTAAGCAATGTAGTGTGTGGTTTAATGCTGTACTACGTGGCGATGTTCATTTTATTAAAATGGGTGATAAGGTTAATGTGCAAGATGGTGCCGTAATTCATTGTACGTATTTAAAGTCTCCTACCACAATTGGTAATAATGTTTCTATTGGGCATAATGCTCTTGTACATGGCTGTACCATACATGATAATGTGCTAATTGGTATGGGTAGTATTATTATGGATGATTGTGTAGTAGAAAGTAATAGTATTATTGCTGCCGGAGCTGTGCTAACTAAAGGTACCCACGTGCCATCTGGGAGTATTTTTGCGGGTATGCCGGCAAAGAAAATAAAAGATATTAGTCCCGAATTAAGTTCTGGAGAAATTAATAGAATTGCCGAAGCCTATACCATGTATTCAGGCTGGTTTAAGGAATAA
- the fabD gene encoding ACP S-malonyltransferase, with amino-acid sequence MNAYVFPGQGAQFVGMGLDLYEKYPIAKELFLKANDILGFEITEVMFRGNAEGLKETKVTQPAIFLHSVILSKVMGDSFKPDMVAGHSLGEFSALVANNTLSFEDGLKLVSQRALAMQKACELKPSTMAAVLGLEDAVVEKVCAEISGIVVAANYNCPGQLVISGEISAVEEACEKLKEAGARRALMLPVGGAFHSPLMEPAREELAAAIANTTFSAPSCPIYQNVLTTAVTSADEIKKNLMLQLTAPVKWTQSVQQMVKDGATIFTEIGPGKVLQGLVRKIEPSVTTQAPELTD; translated from the coding sequence ATGAACGCGTATGTTTTTCCTGGGCAAGGTGCTCAATTTGTTGGAATGGGTTTAGATCTATATGAAAAATACCCTATTGCAAAAGAGTTGTTTCTTAAAGCAAATGATATACTAGGCTTTGAGATTACTGAGGTAATGTTCAGAGGTAATGCCGAAGGATTGAAAGAAACCAAGGTAACTCAACCAGCCATATTTCTACATTCTGTTATTCTAAGTAAAGTAATGGGAGATTCATTTAAACCAGATATGGTTGCTGGTCATTCATTAGGAGAATTCTCTGCCTTAGTAGCGAATAATACCTTAAGTTTTGAAGACGGATTAAAATTAGTTTCGCAACGAGCCTTGGCAATGCAGAAGGCATGTGAACTTAAACCATCTACCATGGCAGCTGTTTTAGGATTGGAAGACGCTGTGGTAGAAAAAGTATGTGCAGAAATTTCAGGAATTGTTGTTGCGGCAAATTATAACTGTCCTGGTCAATTGGTAATTTCTGGTGAAATATCTGCAGTAGAGGAAGCTTGTGAAAAATTAAAAGAGGCAGGAGCAAGGCGTGCATTAATGTTGCCTGTAGGTGGTGCTTTTCACTCTCCGCTAATGGAGCCTGCTAGAGAAGAGTTAGCTGCGGCAATTGCTAATACTACATTTTCTGCTCCTAGTTGCCCAATATACCAGAATGTGCTTACCACTGCGGTGACTAGTGCAGATGAGATTAAAAAGAATTTAATGCTGCAATTGACTGCACCTGTTAAATGGACACAAAGTGTTCAGCAAATGGTGAAAGACGGTGCTACTATTTTTACTGAAATAGGTCCGGGTAAGGTATTACAAGGGCTAGTAAGAAAAATTGAACCTTCTGTTACTACGCAAGCCCCAGAGTTAACAGACTAA
- a CDS encoding Calx-beta domain-containing protein yields MDLEHPSALLLGMIKNAMKIRVYNSFLTSNSSRSLKRFLFVFGFLFLGAFSQSVSAQLVSIENDRDADEENEVSGSFIISVDNPGIGAGSVTVKYNVLVTSTATSDVDYVELDGEIDISYNVVGNGSEIIEIEVDDDDLVEGEEVIIIQLVESIDYNVDINNDTATVIIEDNDTGEVTLGVIRDETTEGATTNATYGLFRIFIDEPNNTGSPLTVTYNLIGGTATEGDDYVIASTAVIANGASFTNLLVNPEDDDLVEVDETVVMTITAIDSDSYTIGTPDTETVTIIDNDIFEASIESTTATARESPLTVGVFTVDVDKINATGAPIEIEYAVSGTADEGDDFTTLSGSVTIEDGESTGTITLTPINDTDIESNETVVLTLVNGSDYTVGGPDSATVIIVSDDTNVAQITASDGTAAESNGAVSSGEFTVSLSAPNDTGGPIIVNYAISGTADNETDFDEINENAVTILDGEQDAVIEILPVNDVVQEGTETVIITLATGTGYILGSGPTRTATVQINDNDQATLTISDVSLNEDDAAGEMVFNVELDLEVVGGTTVTYAFSDDTATEGEDYTGISGSLIFDGDAGEIQEITVPVTNDAILENTETFTVQLGIPTNNVQRASGGTATGTIQDDDNCVAAPTLDTTVSNIYCVEEAGDDFSANLFDFTNSTAPAGTVLTWSRVSNPLNTNSHLTATEAQDVDLPASYYGFFYDAANDCASGTIEVQIVRNVLPQLVVINDNERCGPGTLLLSVEPTDGASVNWYDSLDAVTPIAMGETYTTPSLNATATYYVEATENECTTERQPVVARIGVQATTGTATNGSICNVAANGLTAIDLDTRLSGADPGVWIFVSGPETSVDISSTNVVEFEGAASGAYVFSYTTTNSTAPCENPTVEITINVSDCETDDDNDGLLGGQEVTLGTDSNDADTDGDGIDDGVEVGDDVANPLDEDGDGIIDALDSNTADADNDGVNDQQDPANNNPCIPNRFNGSCDTDGDGISDLDEQTNGSDPDDPCDPVATPNCDAPIDLEVLKSVDNIDALIGDTIIFKILVTNLSDRTARAIVIGDLLELGFDFVSADSPDYDEVSGNWNIAELGAGLSLELSITVIVAEQGPYTNTAVLLESIPSDDNPENDEATVELSTEAPEGVDLKIEKEARPDKALVGGEVEFIIRVTNISESDVVTDIIVNDLILIENGFEFVSAESDFNGTYDEASGNWNIPSLDREETATLRIIARVPAMGTYANTATIVRSTPRDGNTENNEATVEVEVIQKSPADPGFLFNQFSPNGNNQNEVLRINRTLTNPDTGAQVEVNLQYKIKIYDRYGNLVFETEKVNDGDVWDGTYEGKESPKGTYFYIMNYSVNNQPAVLDKGWIQLIR; encoded by the coding sequence ATGGATTTAGAACATCCTTCAGCCTTATTGTTGGGAATGATAAAGAATGCTATGAAAATAAGAGTATATAATAGTTTTTTGACTTCTAATAGTAGTAGGAGCTTAAAGAGATTCCTATTTGTTTTTGGATTCCTTTTTTTAGGTGCTTTTTCTCAAAGTGTTTCTGCGCAGTTGGTATCCATTGAGAATGATAGAGATGCTGATGAAGAAAATGAGGTGTCTGGTAGCTTTATAATAAGTGTTGACAATCCTGGGATTGGGGCTGGTAGTGTAACAGTTAAATATAATGTTTTAGTTACTAGTACGGCTACATCAGATGTCGATTATGTTGAATTAGATGGAGAAATTGATATTTCGTATAACGTTGTTGGAAATGGAAGTGAAATCATAGAAATTGAAGTCGACGATGATGATCTTGTTGAAGGTGAAGAAGTGATAATTATTCAATTGGTTGAAAGTATTGACTATAATGTAGATATTAATAATGATACCGCTACCGTAATTATCGAAGACAACGATACTGGTGAAGTCACATTAGGGGTCATTAGGGATGAAACTACTGAAGGCGCAACCACTAATGCTACTTATGGTCTGTTTAGAATTTTTATAGATGAGCCTAATAACACCGGAAGTCCTTTAACAGTTACCTATAATTTAATTGGAGGGACGGCTACAGAAGGTGATGATTATGTTATAGCGAGTACTGCGGTTATTGCAAATGGTGCATCATTTACAAATTTGTTAGTCAACCCGGAAGATGATGATTTGGTTGAAGTTGATGAAACAGTTGTTATGACAATTACGGCAATAGATAGCGATTCATATACAATTGGCACTCCTGACACTGAGACTGTTACCATCATAGATAACGATATTTTTGAAGCTTCTATTGAATCTACAACTGCGACAGCCAGAGAAAGTCCTTTAACTGTAGGTGTTTTTACCGTTGATGTAGATAAGATCAATGCGACCGGTGCACCTATTGAAATTGAATATGCGGTTAGTGGTACAGCAGATGAGGGAGATGATTTTACAACTCTTTCAGGGTCTGTTACCATTGAAGACGGTGAAAGTACGGGTACTATTACGCTTACACCAATTAATGATACCGATATTGAAAGTAATGAAACGGTAGTATTGACTTTGGTAAATGGTTCTGATTATACGGTTGGCGGTCCAGATAGTGCTACGGTGATAATCGTAAGTGACGATACCAATGTTGCACAAATTACTGCATCAGATGGTACGGCTGCCGAAAGTAATGGTGCTGTTTCTTCTGGAGAATTTACGGTTAGCTTAAGTGCTCCAAATGATACAGGAGGTCCGATTATAGTTAATTATGCAATAAGTGGTACAGCTGATAATGAAACAGATTTTGATGAAATAAATGAAAATGCCGTAACTATTTTAGATGGTGAGCAAGATGCTGTCATAGAAATTTTACCTGTAAATGATGTAGTTCAGGAAGGAACTGAAACCGTAATAATTACATTGGCTACTGGTACAGGTTATATATTAGGTTCTGGACCTACACGAACGGCAACCGTTCAAATAAACGATAACGATCAAGCCACATTAACAATTTCAGACGTATCATTAAATGAAGATGATGCAGCTGGTGAAATGGTTTTTAATGTAGAATTGGATTTGGAAGTTGTCGGTGGTACCACGGTAACTTATGCCTTTTCGGATGATACGGCTACAGAGGGTGAAGATTATACAGGAATTAGTGGTTCGCTAATTTTTGATGGTGATGCGGGTGAGATTCAAGAAATTACCGTACCCGTTACTAATGATGCTATTTTAGAAAATACGGAAACATTTACGGTTCAATTAGGGATACCTACTAATAATGTACAGCGTGCTAGCGGTGGCACGGCAACGGGAACAATTCAAGATGATGATAATTGTGTTGCGGCTCCAACATTAGATACTACGGTTTCAAATATCTATTGTGTAGAAGAGGCTGGAGATGATTTTTCTGCCAACTTATTTGATTTTACAAATAGTACGGCTCCTGCAGGCACGGTTTTGACTTGGAGTAGAGTTTCCAATCCTTTGAATACAAATTCTCACTTGACGGCTACAGAAGCTCAAGATGTAGATTTGCCAGCTTCTTATTATGGTTTTTTCTATGATGCGGCTAATGACTGCGCAAGTGGTACTATAGAAGTTCAGATAGTTAGAAATGTATTACCGCAATTAGTTGTTATTAATGACAACGAACGTTGTGGTCCTGGTACTTTGCTTTTAAGTGTTGAGCCTACTGATGGCGCATCTGTTAACTGGTATGATTCTTTAGATGCAGTTACCCCAATTGCGATGGGCGAAACATATACCACACCTTCATTAAATGCTACTGCAACATACTATGTTGAGGCAACTGAAAATGAATGTACAACTGAAAGGCAACCAGTTGTTGCAAGAATAGGTGTTCAAGCAACTACCGGAACGGCAACAAACGGTTCTATCTGTAATGTAGCTGCGAACGGACTTACAGCTATAGATTTAGATACGAGACTTTCTGGTGCAGATCCCGGGGTTTGGATTTTTGTTTCAGGTCCTGAAACTAGTGTTGATATTAGTTCTACCAACGTTGTGGAATTTGAAGGTGCTGCTTCTGGTGCTTATGTATTTAGTTATACAACAACAAATTCTACGGCACCCTGTGAAAACCCTACAGTAGAAATAACTATAAATGTTAGCGATTGTGAAACCGATGATGATAATGATGGTCTTTTAGGTGGTCAAGAAGTAACTCTTGGTACAGATTCTAATGATGCTGATACTGATGGTGATGGAATTGATGATGGTGTTGAAGTTGGTGATGATGTCGCTAATCCTTTAGATGAGGATGGTGACGGAATTATCGATGCATTAGATTCTAATACTGCAGATGCTGATAATGACGGAGTGAATGATCAACAAGATCCTGCAAATAATAATCCATGTATTCCTAACCGCTTTAATGGTAGTTGTGATACCGATGGTGACGGAATTTCAGATCTAGATGAACAAACAAATGGTTCTGATCCTGATGATCCTTGTGATCCTGTGGCAACTCCTAATTGCGATGCGCCAATTGATTTAGAGGTGTTGAAATCTGTAGATAATATTGATGCTTTAATTGGGGATACTATTATATTTAAAATTTTGGTAACTAATTTATCTGATAGAACAGCAAGGGCAATAGTTATTGGAGATCTTTTAGAATTAGGTTTCGATTTTGTATCAGCTGATTCTCCAGATTATGACGAGGTGTCCGGTAATTGGAATATAGCAGAATTAGGGGCGGGTCTTTCCTTAGAATTGTCAATTACCGTAATTGTAGCTGAACAAGGACCGTATACCAACACTGCAGTATTGTTAGAGTCTATTCCTTCGGATGATAATCCTGAGAATGATGAAGCAACTGTAGAATTAAGTACAGAGGCGCCAGAAGGTGTAGATCTTAAAATAGAGAAAGAGGCTCGCCCAGATAAAGCTTTGGTAGGTGGTGAAGTAGAATTTATTATTAGAGTTACCAATATTTCCGAATCTGATGTGGTGACAGATATTATTGTCAATGATTTAATATTGATAGAAAACGGATTTGAATTTGTTTCTGCAGAGTCAGATTTTAATGGTACATATGATGAAGCATCCGGTAATTGGAATATTCCTTCTTTAGATAGAGAAGAAACAGCTACGTTGAGAATTATTGCAAGAGTTCCTGCAATGGGTACATATGCTAATACAGCAACTATTGTTAGGTCTACACCGAGGGACGGTAATACAGAGAATAATGAAGCAACCGTTGAGGTAGAGGTAATTCAGAAAAGCCCTGCGGACCCAGGATTCCTGTTCAATCAATTCTCGCCAAATGGAAATAATCAAAATGAGGTTCTTCGTATTAATAGAACTTTGACGAATCCTGATACAGGTGCGCAAGTAGAGGTTAATTTACAGTACAAAATAAAAATTTACGATCGTTACGGAAATCTTGTTTTTGAAACTGAAAAGGTAAATGATGGCGATGTTTGGGACGGTACCTATGAAGGGAAAGAATCGCCAAAGGGAACTTATTTTTATATCATGAATTATAGTGTTAATAATCAACCTGCAGTATTAGACAAAGGTTGGATACAGCTTATTAGATAA